One window of the Anopheles aquasalis chromosome X, idAnoAquaMG_Q_19, whole genome shotgun sequence genome contains the following:
- the LOC126572181 gene encoding uncharacterized protein LOC126572181, producing MLHGTRLPGLCYLAKKDNNTKRQLAAMSIITCTGVKSLTKLSKILLYPSSARRKFYKQNVLKPSVTTMPTEFAMVQVSFGDAKLAALIARVLTNERLAACVHVVPNVTSYYIWDGKSCCDPETLLKIKTRASRVDDIIRFIRKHHHYDVPEIVSFPIENGDADYLNWIKAQVPAEPNPELLAKALDELAAKLGDSNAAGEHNSSS from the exons ATGCTACATGGGACGCGGCTGCCGGGACTCTGCTATCTGgccaaaaaggacaacaaTACGAAACGTCAGTTAGCGGCTATGAGCATAATAACATGCACCGGCGTGAAATCGCTAACAAAACTATCGAAAATACTGCTAT ATCCATCGTCAGCGAGACGGAAATTTTACAAACAGAACGTCCTGAAACCTAGCGTGACGACGATGCCGACCGAGTTCGCTATGGTGCAAGTATCGTTCGGTGATGCAAAGCTAGCAGCACTGATCGCCCGCGTACTGACGAACGAAAGGCTGGCGGCTTGCGTGCATGTCGTACCGAACGTAACTTCATACTACATTTGGGACGGAAAATCATGCTGCGATCCGGAAACACTGCTTAAGATCAAAACACGCGCATCACGTGTCGATGACATCATTCGTTTCATCCGGAAGCACCACCATTACGACGTGCCCGAGATAGTATCGTTTCCGATCGAGAATGGTGATGCGGATTATCTTAACTGGATCAAAGCGCAGGTCCCGGCGGAACCGAATCCAGAGCTGCTGGCCAAAGCGCTTGATGAGTTAGCTGCCAAACTGGGTGACAGCAACGCTGCTGGTGAACATAATTCGTCGTCATAg